One genomic segment of Pedobacter endophyticus includes these proteins:
- a CDS encoding discoidin domain-containing protein, whose protein sequence is MKNFNILIAFSLVLLFAACGKEKMKEALPDGSVAIQQVAGKDTIEVNVSVDKDIPVVINLTAILLGEKSVDDHWITFGVDTTKIADYSLKYGDTPLLPSSSYLFHKPITLMPAGATVSQPAEFNIGAQTKLEQSSTYVLPLVVKAVDGDIDAAATDRVVYVVVKTSASTLIVNREEWTIKDFSSQATNLGPPGHQAFKTFDDDNLTTFWATSNVQQMPQWVTINFNKVESFKALTYYIPPKMAYPTLGGYPTSIKIETSMNGTNWVNKGVFAGKIANNMQTINLGSTTAKFLRFTCLSSVKFQNVVETIWISGITLPK, encoded by the coding sequence ATGAAAAATTTCAACATCTTAATTGCTTTTTCATTGGTGCTGCTGTTCGCAGCATGCGGTAAAGAAAAAATGAAGGAAGCCTTACCAGATGGCAGTGTGGCGATTCAACAGGTTGCTGGAAAAGACACGATTGAGGTAAATGTGTCTGTTGATAAAGATATACCAGTAGTGATCAATCTGACGGCAATACTGCTCGGTGAAAAATCAGTGGATGACCATTGGATAACATTTGGTGTAGACACTACCAAAATAGCTGATTATTCGCTCAAATATGGCGACACGCCTCTATTGCCAAGCAGCTCCTATCTTTTTCATAAGCCAATAACGCTCATGCCTGCGGGCGCTACGGTTTCTCAACCGGCCGAGTTTAATATTGGTGCTCAAACCAAACTCGAACAATCTAGCACCTACGTGTTGCCCCTGGTGGTTAAAGCGGTAGATGGCGATATTGATGCTGCTGCTACAGATCGGGTAGTATATGTTGTAGTAAAAACTTCAGCCAGCACTTTAATTGTGAATAGGGAAGAATGGACAATTAAAGATTTCTCTTCGCAGGCCACAAACCTGGGCCCTCCAGGTCACCAGGCCTTTAAAACCTTTGATGATGATAACCTGACCACCTTTTGGGCTACCAGTAATGTCCAACAAATGCCGCAGTGGGTTACTATTAATTTTAACAAGGTAGAAAGCTTTAAAGCCCTGACTTACTATATCCCTCCAAAAATGGCTTATCCTACATTGGGGGGCTATCCAACATCTATAAAAATAGAAACCAGCATGAACGGAACCAATTGGGTAAATAAAGGGGTGTTTGCAGGCAAAATTGCAAACAATATGCAAACGATAAATCTTGGTTCTACAACCGCCAAGTTCCTTCGTTTCACCTGCCTATCGAGTGTGAAATTCCAAAATGTAGTCGAAACAATATGGATCAGCGGTATAACGCTGCCGAAATAA
- a CDS encoding TlpA disulfide reductase family protein, with amino-acid sequence MKTILLIATCVLPFTAMAQQNFTLKGKIGNLSSPAKAYLAYGDPSNARRDTANIEQGKFTFTGSVAKAEFASIRIVHEANPAKDDKGDKLSFFLEPRELEIISATDSVKDAILKGGSKLNDDYAQYAAIVNPLEERRRNLMKEYAGKTAEERKNKGTGAQLIAELNAIKTEKTNRLKKFYNEHLDSFVGLIAFKDVADLKTNLDAAEAEFNKFSPEVKGSAPGKKISTLIMNGKKTAIGAIARDFTQNDVNGNPVKLSDFRGKYVLLDFWASWCGPCRAENPNVVKAYNAYKDKNFTVLGVSLDRPGKKEAWLAAIKNDGLTWTQVSDLKFWDNEVAKMYAVSGIPANFLIDPSGKIIAKNLRQEQLHEKLAALLGPPN; translated from the coding sequence ATGAAAACAATATTATTAATTGCAACGTGCGTGCTGCCTTTTACTGCTATGGCACAGCAGAATTTTACGCTAAAGGGTAAAATTGGCAACCTTAGCTCACCAGCTAAAGCTTACCTGGCGTATGGCGATCCATCTAATGCACGTAGAGATACCGCTAACATTGAGCAAGGTAAATTCACATTTACCGGTTCTGTAGCAAAAGCAGAGTTCGCCAGCATCAGGATAGTGCATGAAGCAAATCCTGCTAAAGATGATAAAGGAGATAAGCTAAGTTTTTTTCTGGAACCCAGGGAACTGGAGATTATATCCGCCACTGATTCGGTGAAAGATGCCATACTAAAGGGTGGCTCAAAATTGAATGACGATTATGCTCAATACGCTGCCATTGTAAATCCGCTTGAAGAGAGAAGAAGGAACTTAATGAAAGAATATGCGGGAAAAACTGCAGAGGAGCGTAAAAATAAAGGTACCGGGGCGCAATTAATTGCTGAGCTGAATGCAATTAAAACGGAAAAGACCAATAGACTTAAAAAATTCTATAACGAACACCTGGATTCGTTTGTTGGTTTGATCGCTTTCAAGGATGTCGCAGACCTTAAAACCAATCTGGACGCAGCAGAGGCTGAGTTTAACAAATTTTCGCCCGAGGTTAAAGGCTCAGCTCCAGGCAAAAAAATTTCGACTTTGATAATGAACGGCAAAAAAACGGCAATCGGTGCGATTGCTAGAGATTTTACCCAAAATGATGTGAACGGTAACCCCGTTAAACTGTCTGATTTTCGCGGGAAATATGTATTGCTTGATTTCTGGGCTTCGTGGTGCGGCCCTTGCCGTGCAGAGAATCCAAACGTTGTAAAGGCATACAATGCTTATAAAGATAAAAACTTCACTGTTCTGGGCGTTTCACTGGATCGGCCAGGAAAAAAAGAAGCCTGGCTAGCCGCTATTAAGAACGATGGCCTAACCTGGACCCAGGTGTCTGACTTGAAGTTTTGGGATAATGAAGTTGCTAAAATGTATGCCGTAAGTGGTATTCCCGCCAATTTTCTGATTGATCCATCAGGGAAGATTATTGCAAAGAATCTTCGGCAAGAACAATTACATGAAAAACTTGCAGCGCTTTTAGGCCCACCAAACTAG
- a CDS encoding anthrax toxin lethal factor-related metalloendopeptidase produces the protein MQFKNKTRVSAILIIGCFLLSFGKSYGQQTDSLQYRNFNINFQQGLKQEPIFTEFFEAVKFQIDLLNALRLSDQILNALQKVPIDLVSETQSKRLSPGSYSPLKNRMNISSKIIKMRSKPILIHELMHAYQHKVLPDGTSNTAVTKAFDHASKLNMYNAKSHMMKNIGEYFACFATTYLYGITGQEPFTREKIKASQPDLYEFMQKTFGKKSGNYAGKLE, from the coding sequence ATGCAATTCAAAAACAAAACACGAGTGTCTGCCATACTAATTATAGGTTGTTTCCTATTGTCGTTTGGCAAAAGTTACGGCCAGCAAACTGACTCACTTCAATACCGTAATTTTAATATTAACTTTCAACAGGGTCTTAAACAAGAACCAATATTTACTGAATTCTTCGAGGCAGTTAAATTTCAGATAGATCTGTTAAACGCGTTACGCCTTTCAGATCAAATATTAAATGCACTACAAAAAGTTCCGATAGACCTTGTTTCAGAAACACAATCCAAACGTCTTTCACCCGGTTCTTACAGTCCGTTGAAAAACAGAATGAACATTAGCAGCAAAATTATCAAAATGCGGAGTAAACCTATTTTAATACATGAATTGATGCATGCCTACCAACATAAGGTTTTACCCGATGGTACTAGTAACACCGCGGTTACTAAAGCCTTTGATCACGCCTCGAAGCTTAATATGTACAACGCGAAATCGCATATGATGAAGAATATTGGTGAGTATTTTGCCTGTTTTGCCACAACTTATTTATATGGAATAACCGGACAGGAGCCTTTCACAAGAGAAAAAATTAAAGCTTCTCAGCCAGATCTATATGAATTTATGCAAAAAACCTTCGGTAAAAAAAGTGGTAATTATGCCGGTAAACTAGAATAA
- a CDS encoding RNA polymerase sigma factor — translation MAVKPLLNESELLAKIAGGDERAFKKLFDGYCNPLGAYIFKLTGSMFLSQEIVQDVFIKVWMKKESLLGIKSFKNYIFILCRNQTYNEMRNKAKQRSLFGEITEFENNTANADPGDALLAEYRELLDAAIDNLPAKAQQVYLLSRDERMKHEEIARMLNISAETVKKHIQYATRFITDQVKSKINSAILSVLLSFLDSL, via the coding sequence ATGGCTGTTAAACCTCTTTTGAACGAAAGCGAATTATTGGCTAAAATAGCCGGGGGCGACGAACGTGCTTTTAAAAAACTATTCGACGGTTATTGCAACCCGCTTGGAGCCTATATTTTTAAATTAACTGGTTCTATGTTTTTATCGCAAGAAATTGTGCAGGACGTTTTTATCAAGGTTTGGATGAAAAAAGAGTCGCTTTTGGGCATCAAGAGTTTTAAAAACTATATTTTCATCCTTTGCCGAAATCAAACCTATAATGAAATGCGTAATAAAGCTAAACAAAGAAGTTTGTTTGGGGAAATAACTGAATTCGAAAACAATACGGCTAACGCAGATCCTGGCGATGCTTTGCTGGCTGAATATCGTGAACTGCTTGATGCAGCAATAGATAATTTACCTGCAAAAGCACAGCAGGTGTACTTACTTAGCAGAGATGAGCGCATGAAACATGAGGAAATTGCCCGGATGTTAAATATTTCTGCAGAAACGGTAAAAAAACACATTCAATATGCTACAAGATTTATTACCGACCAGGTAAAATCAAAAATTAATTCAGCAATTTTAAGCGTTTTACTTAGTTTTTTAGATTCCTTGTAG
- a CDS encoding TlpA disulfide reductase family protein, whose translation MYLKYFFCITLVLITFAFNLRQDSYSITGDIKNIPDGFKIALYEEGETTSPLETKTIKNGHFEFSNSLKKSPLKLALVLLDKNSKKTSATTCKIWAGTSPVVVSGEGVKAAEWFVRGDVKEQSVLNEIQQIKAVTENSEKKDSLIFEVIKQHPVYSGTLNELSSIAYRAFRSKSESVSKKEIISLFNRLEVDSAYQQSREYKRLAVDVKYGLNYVSKGKKMVNVTAYDVDNKKYELEQLKGKYILLDFWYAHCSPCKRAFPKIKKFQEENKDLVTVVGINTMTREKDLEDWKKVSKEYAISWLNLTDDKRNPVPINLIYNVPAYPTYILIGPDGIVLDNWMGGNEKTFTAKIREHIKGVKLD comes from the coding sequence ATGTATTTAAAATATTTTTTTTGCATCACATTGGTATTAATAACGTTTGCCTTTAATCTCCGGCAGGATAGTTATTCAATTACCGGAGATATAAAAAACATACCAGATGGTTTTAAAATTGCACTTTATGAGGAGGGAGAAACGACATCACCTTTAGAGACGAAAACAATAAAAAATGGACATTTTGAGTTTTCAAATAGTTTAAAGAAAAGCCCCTTAAAGCTAGCGCTCGTTCTGTTAGATAAAAACTCAAAAAAAACGAGTGCTACCACTTGCAAAATCTGGGCGGGTACCAGCCCGGTCGTTGTTTCTGGAGAAGGTGTTAAAGCTGCAGAATGGTTCGTAAGGGGCGATGTTAAAGAGCAGTCGGTGCTAAACGAAATTCAACAAATCAAAGCTGTAACAGAGAACTCCGAGAAAAAAGATTCGCTAATATTTGAGGTAATAAAGCAACATCCCGTTTATTCAGGCACTTTAAATGAGCTTTCATCCATTGCATACAGAGCATTTCGCTCAAAATCGGAATCCGTTTCAAAAAAGGAGATCATCAGTTTGTTTAATCGCTTAGAAGTAGATAGCGCATATCAACAATCCAGAGAATATAAAAGGTTAGCGGTTGACGTAAAGTATGGATTAAATTATGTTTCAAAAGGAAAAAAAATGGTTAACGTTACTGCCTATGATGTTGACAACAAAAAATATGAACTGGAACAATTAAAGGGCAAGTATATTTTATTAGATTTTTGGTATGCACATTGTTCTCCATGTAAAAGAGCCTTTCCTAAAATAAAGAAGTTTCAGGAAGAAAATAAGGATCTGGTAACTGTTGTGGGCATAAACACAATGACAAGAGAAAAGGACCTGGAAGATTGGAAAAAAGTATCGAAGGAGTATGCTATTTCCTGGTTAAATCTTACAGATGATAAGCGTAATCCGGTTCCAATAAATTTGATCTATAACGTTCCTGCTTACCCTACCTATATACTAATCGGTCCGGATGGCATTGTTCTCGATAACTGGATGGGTGGCAACGAAAAAACATTTACAGCGAAAATTCGAGAACATATTAAAGGTGTTAAGCTCGATTAA
- a CDS encoding methylated-DNA--[protein]-cysteine S-methyltransferase, which translates to MDYASVFSSPVGQLTIMADDDSVYAITFAKKDIIGLTENDLTKRAWKQLHDYFEGRLTVFDFPIKQKGTAFQQTVWQKLLGVAYGKTVSYAKFSAHQPLAIRAIAAANGKNNIAIVVPCHRVIGSNGKLVGYAGGLWRKQWLLQHEREVAQQGQTELKF; encoded by the coding sequence ATGGATTACGCATCGGTCTTTTCTTCCCCGGTTGGCCAACTGACCATTATGGCGGATGATGATTCTGTTTATGCCATTACATTTGCCAAAAAGGATATTATTGGTTTAACAGAAAATGACTTAACGAAACGGGCTTGGAAGCAGTTGCACGACTATTTTGAAGGCCGTTTGACCGTTTTTGATTTCCCGATAAAGCAAAAAGGAACAGCATTTCAGCAAACAGTTTGGCAAAAGTTATTGGGCGTTGCTTATGGCAAAACCGTTTCGTATGCTAAGTTTTCGGCACACCAGCCTTTGGCCATCAGGGCCATAGCCGCAGCAAATGGCAAAAACAACATTGCAATTGTTGTTCCGTGCCACCGGGTAATTGGCAGCAATGGAAAACTCGTGGGTTACGCGGGCGGTTTATGGCGAAAACAATGGTTGTTACAGCATGAACGCGAAGTGGCACAGCAGGGACAAACAGAATTAAAATTTTAA
- the msrB gene encoding peptide-methionine (R)-S-oxide reductase MsrB, which translates to MKIIATVVLFMLSFSLTATSQEKTTQTTNPYYSRTDTKKIRVKNSEWKKILSPALYAVARENATERAFTGKLWNSEQKGTYYCAVCGNELFRSTAKFASDCGWPSFFETTRKGSTIYKTDNSLGMERIEVRCGRCDSHLGHIFDDGPPPTYKTLLHELDFTRFRSGWIRSII; encoded by the coding sequence ATGAAAATTATTGCAACCGTTGTTCTTTTTATGCTAAGCTTCAGCTTAACAGCAACGAGCCAGGAAAAGACTACGCAAACCACAAACCCATATTATTCCCGAACGGATACTAAAAAAATCAGGGTAAAAAATTCGGAATGGAAAAAAATCTTATCGCCGGCACTTTACGCCGTTGCAAGAGAAAATGCTACAGAGCGGGCATTTACCGGCAAGTTATGGAATAGTGAGCAAAAAGGAACGTATTATTGTGCCGTTTGCGGAAATGAACTGTTCCGATCGACAGCAAAATTTGCGAGCGACTGCGGTTGGCCAAGCTTTTTTGAAACCACCCGCAAGGGAAGCACTATTTACAAAACAGACAATTCGTTGGGCATGGAGCGAATTGAAGTACGGTGCGGACGATGCGACTCGCATTTAGGCCATATTTTCGACGATGGCCCGCCGCCAACCTACAAAACGTTATTGCATGAACTCGATTTCACTCGATTTCGATCCGGATGGATTCGGTCAATAATTTGA
- a CDS encoding RNA recognition motif domain-containing protein codes for MVKIFIGGLADNIQEMDLAIFVSLHGKIETIKVVRDRATGKCKGYAFIELLSLADAKNIISMLNGETFKGNVITVKLCEEEAPKKTFKPKPSGQSQGQNVKNKRPRVQR; via the coding sequence ATGGTAAAAATATTTATTGGTGGTCTGGCAGACAATATCCAGGAAATGGACCTGGCTATCTTTGTAAGTCTTCACGGCAAAATAGAAACAATTAAAGTAGTTAGAGACAGGGCTACTGGTAAATGTAAGGGATATGCCTTTATTGAGCTACTTAGCCTGGCCGATGCCAAAAACATCATATCCATGTTGAATGGAGAAACTTTTAAAGGCAATGTAATAACGGTTAAGCTTTGTGAGGAGGAAGCTCCTAAAAAAACGTTCAAACCGAAACCATCCGGACAGAGCCAAGGCCAAAATGTAAAAAATAAAAGACCTCGCGTTCAACGTTAG
- a CDS encoding beta-L-arabinofuranosidase domain-containing protein, with translation MSTLKALCFSIPFFAATALNAQIRTTEFNKAPLKQGVFVQLPMGSIKAKGWLLKQLEQQRSGATGMAEALYPEDDNLGKNTDWLGGTGNGWERVPYYVKGLVALAYTLDDDNLKAKAQKYIDWTLNNQQKNGLFGPPKMKDWWPRMPMMYALQSYYEATADKRVIPFLTKYFKYELANLDADPLREWGKSRAADNMEIAIWLYNKTGDGDLLKLVEKLKNQAYPWIDIYTNNQFYYFGDDFQPKHMVNVAQALKFPVVYAQLHDTPANLNALEKGIAHIMHDHGQPEGLGSGTEFLSGRNSTSGVETCTVVEWMQSLETAARVIHKASIGDQLEKIAFNALPAQFSSDFKNHSYYTLPNQVISAHGNLGFNQDYASGIISSPYSGFGCCRYNMHMGWPYFVKNSAVATPDKGLAIITYGPMEIETLVAGNRTIKIIEETNYPFEERIKLNLTLSQATAFPLVLRIPTWSNNPTIKLNGKPLKGVAAGAMFTIDREWKSGDQLELNFPMTVATTSQVNNSVSVERGPIVYALEIKAENKIIKTHPVSGFADYEVFPKSAWNYGLILNNNDLANGIEIERRAMPENPFIAKESPVKLKLKGKKIPSWKLAYNQLAAFDVPFSPVISNEQTEDITLVPYGSEHIRLSLFPTIGRPKKVEDRLVENFENGMPASWVFYGGGWFWKNGAAHAASNAGSGGYGMNGSKYVANETDFRDFNYLADVTITSDGDAGLIFRVNQPAIGPDAYQGYYVGLSADMGTVQIGKASNQKWLPLSTAKYPVKFNTVHHIKIKANGPQMEVYVDGSDKPVVAINDSEYQSGSIGLRTYKALASFDSVQINRL, from the coding sequence ATGAGCACATTAAAAGCCCTTTGCTTTTCAATTCCCTTTTTCGCTGCAACAGCATTAAATGCCCAAATACGAACAACCGAGTTTAATAAGGCGCCGTTAAAGCAAGGCGTGTTTGTACAATTGCCAATGGGTAGCATAAAGGCTAAGGGCTGGCTTTTGAAGCAATTAGAACAGCAACGAAGCGGCGCAACGGGCATGGCAGAGGCGCTTTACCCTGAAGATGATAATTTAGGAAAGAATACCGATTGGCTGGGCGGAACGGGCAATGGCTGGGAACGGGTGCCTTATTACGTTAAAGGTTTAGTTGCACTGGCCTACACGTTAGATGACGATAACCTAAAGGCAAAGGCGCAGAAATACATCGACTGGACGCTGAATAACCAACAAAAAAATGGATTGTTTGGCCCGCCGAAAATGAAGGACTGGTGGCCACGCATGCCGATGATGTATGCCCTGCAAAGTTATTACGAGGCCACAGCAGATAAAAGAGTGATTCCATTCTTAACCAAATACTTTAAGTACGAACTTGCTAACCTCGATGCCGATCCGTTAAGGGAGTGGGGCAAATCGAGAGCTGCAGATAACATGGAGATTGCAATTTGGTTGTACAATAAAACCGGCGACGGCGATTTGTTGAAGCTTGTTGAAAAGCTCAAAAACCAGGCTTATCCGTGGATTGATATTTATACCAATAACCAATTTTATTATTTCGGCGACGATTTTCAGCCGAAGCACATGGTTAACGTAGCGCAGGCCTTAAAGTTTCCTGTTGTTTACGCACAACTGCACGATACACCGGCAAATTTAAATGCCCTTGAGAAAGGAATAGCGCACATCATGCACGACCATGGTCAGCCAGAGGGCCTGGGCTCCGGAACAGAGTTTTTATCGGGCAGAAACTCAACTAGCGGTGTAGAAACCTGCACGGTGGTAGAATGGATGCAGAGTTTGGAAACTGCGGCACGGGTAATTCATAAAGCAAGCATCGGCGATCAGTTGGAAAAAATTGCTTTTAACGCATTACCCGCACAATTTAGCAGCGATTTCAAAAATCACTCGTATTACACGCTTCCGAATCAGGTAATTAGCGCCCACGGCAATTTGGGTTTTAATCAGGATTACGCTTCGGGAATAATTTCCAGTCCATATTCGGGCTTCGGTTGCTGCCGTTACAACATGCACATGGGCTGGCCGTATTTTGTAAAGAACAGTGCAGTTGCTACGCCAGATAAGGGCCTGGCCATCATTACTTACGGGCCCATGGAAATAGAAACCCTGGTGGCTGGGAACCGGACGATCAAAATAATCGAGGAAACGAATTATCCCTTTGAAGAGCGAATCAAATTAAATTTAACGTTGAGCCAGGCAACAGCTTTTCCGTTGGTGCTGCGAATCCCCACATGGAGCAATAATCCGACGATTAAATTAAACGGAAAGCCGCTAAAAGGTGTAGCCGCGGGCGCAATGTTCACGATTGATCGCGAGTGGAAAAGTGGCGACCAGCTGGAACTGAACTTCCCGATGACTGTAGCAACAACAAGCCAGGTAAACAATTCGGTTAGTGTAGAACGTGGGCCAATTGTATATGCGCTCGAAATAAAAGCTGAGAACAAAATAATCAAAACGCATCCGGTTAGTGGTTTTGCCGATTACGAAGTTTTCCCCAAATCGGCATGGAACTACGGCCTAATCCTCAATAATAACGACTTAGCCAATGGCATTGAGATTGAACGGCGTGCAATGCCCGAAAACCCATTTATCGCCAAAGAATCGCCTGTTAAACTGAAATTAAAAGGGAAAAAAATACCATCATGGAAACTGGCCTACAATCAACTTGCTGCCTTTGATGTGCCTTTTAGCCCGGTAATTTCTAATGAGCAAACTGAAGATATTACGCTGGTTCCGTACGGATCGGAGCACATTCGCTTAAGTCTTTTTCCAACAATAGGGCGCCCAAAGAAAGTTGAAGATCGTTTGGTGGAGAATTTCGAAAACGGCATGCCCGCCAGCTGGGTATTTTACGGCGGAGGCTGGTTTTGGAAAAATGGTGCCGCTCACGCTGCTTCAAACGCCGGCTCTGGCGGTTACGGCATGAATGGATCAAAATATGTGGCAAACGAAACCGATTTCAGGGATTTTAATTATCTGGCAGATGTTACAATTACTTCTGATGGAGATGCGGGTTTGATCTTCAGGGTAAATCAACCGGCCATTGGTCCCGACGCTTACCAGGGCTACTATGTCGGTTTAAGTGCAGATATGGGAACGGTGCAGATTGGTAAGGCCAGCAATCAGAAATGGCTACCGTTAAGCACGGCAAAATACCCGGTTAAGTTCAATACTGTTCATCACATCAAGATTAAGGCGAATGGCCCTCAAATGGAGGTTTATGTAGATGGATCGGATAAACCTGTGGTTGCAATAAACGATAGCGAATACCAATCTGGAAGCATTGGCCTTCGTACCTATAAAGCCCTTGCATCTTTCGATTCGGTTCAAATTAACAGGCTTTAA
- a CDS encoding OmpA family protein, giving the protein MKFYKSIPIALFSLALVSGCVSNKKYTELQDTYSKLRERNQELSNKYQDSQRELSGSTSRVKSLEEQIASEKANVAALQDALNKCLNSSSQGNVNISKLVDEINSSNKYIKQLVNAKNKSDSLNMVLTNNLTRSLSREELSDVDVQVLKGVVYISLADNMLYKSGSYEVSDKAGETLSKIAKIIKDYSSYDLLIEGNTDNVPISQPNIRNNWDLSALRASSVVQVLQTKYGVEPKRLTAGGRGEYNPIADNATPDGKAKNRRTQIIITPKLDQFMDLIGKAPEASQK; this is encoded by the coding sequence ATGAAATTTTACAAATCAATCCCGATAGCGCTCTTTTCATTGGCTCTTGTTTCTGGCTGTGTAAGCAATAAGAAGTATACTGAGCTGCAAGATACGTACTCGAAGTTGCGAGAACGAAACCAGGAACTGAGCAATAAGTATCAAGATAGTCAGCGGGAGCTTTCAGGATCTACCAGCAGGGTAAAAAGCTTAGAAGAGCAGATCGCATCAGAAAAGGCCAATGTTGCTGCATTGCAAGATGCGTTGAACAAGTGCCTGAATTCCAGCAGTCAAGGAAATGTGAACATCTCTAAACTAGTCGATGAAATTAACAGTTCGAACAAATACATTAAACAACTGGTTAATGCGAAGAACAAAAGCGACTCGCTTAACATGGTATTAACAAATAACCTTACCCGCTCATTAAGCAGAGAAGAACTTAGCGATGTAGATGTACAGGTGTTAAAAGGCGTAGTTTATATCTCGTTGGCCGATAATATGCTATACAAATCGGGTAGCTACGAAGTTTCGGATAAGGCAGGGGAAACGTTGAGCAAAATAGCAAAGATTATTAAGGATTACAGCTCATACGATTTGCTGATTGAGGGTAACACCGATAACGTTCCGATTTCGCAACCAAACATCCGCAACAACTGGGATTTAAGTGCCTTGCGTGCATCATCGGTTGTTCAGGTACTGCAAACCAAGTATGGGGTAGAGCCTAAGCGTTTAACAGCCGGTGGGCGGGGAGAATACAACCCAATTGCCGATAATGCCACGCCAGATGGAAAGGCAAAAAACAGGCGTACACAAATTATCATTACACCTAAATTAGATCAGTTTATGGATCTGATTGGGAAAGCGCCCGAAGCATCGCAAAAATAA
- a CDS encoding 2-C-methyl-D-erythritol 4-phosphate cytidylyltransferase, which translates to MKNYAIIVAGGSGNRMQTETPKQFLLLKDLPVLMHTLRAFAQSNAQPRILLVINKDQQQYWRRLCEEFNFRIPHEIIDGGSTRFYSVKNALETIGDECLVAIHDAVRPLVSKELIDKCFEHAERRGNVIAAVQSSDSVRLLKDNITSALKRDEIYLVQTPQTFSLAILRTAYQQDFEAHFTDDASVVEAAGYEINIVEGERNNIKITYPIDLELAELLLKD; encoded by the coding sequence ATGAAAAACTACGCTATAATTGTAGCAGGCGGTTCTGGTAATCGGATGCAGACAGAAACCCCAAAACAATTTCTTTTATTGAAAGACCTCCCGGTCTTGATGCACACTTTAAGGGCCTTTGCCCAGAGCAACGCTCAACCCAGAATTTTACTGGTTATAAACAAAGATCAACAGCAATACTGGCGACGCCTGTGCGAAGAATTTAATTTCCGTATTCCCCACGAAATCATCGATGGAGGATCCACACGGTTCTATTCTGTTAAAAATGCGCTGGAAACCATAGGAGACGAATGTTTGGTAGCTATTCACGATGCGGTACGCCCCTTGGTTTCAAAAGAACTGATAGACAAGTGTTTCGAACATGCAGAAAGACGTGGAAATGTAATTGCAGCGGTTCAATCAAGCGACAGTGTACGCTTGCTTAAAGACAACATAACCTCGGCATTAAAACGCGATGAAATTTACCTTGTTCAAACTCCGCAAACGTTCAGCTTAGCTATTTTAAGAACCGCTTATCAACAAGATTTCGAAGCGCATTTTACTGATGATGCAAGCGTTGTTGAAGCTGCAGGCTATGAAATAAATATTGTGGAGGGCGAAAGAAATAATATAAAAATTACCTACCCTATCGACCTGGAATTAGCCGAGTTATTGCTGAAAGATTAA